A single Fusarium oxysporum Fo47 chromosome IV, complete sequence DNA region contains:
- a CDS encoding uncharacterized protein (of unknown function-domain containing protein) codes for MGSLEDDAWTGTAYVQGRASARLLASDLELSFWGGVEPQTSEIIDRHHPLSGQHLQNTILAIPGGRGSCTGSGVMLELLLNGKAPEAIIFERREDILTLGVMIAEEVFSQSIPVVVLDKEDFRHLIRMNGQTIYVDDGYVSTHPPSKHRKGSVIDTESGLILETTPALEGIKLSTLDQELLRGDYGEASRVAIRIVLRMAHLLGATRLMDVTQVHVDGCVYTGPATLALAQRLRDWGGKVRIPTTLNSLSVDQKRWRALGVDTTFGEAADALGKAYTDMGARPTFTCAPYQLKSAPKLGEQIAWAESNAVVYANSVLGARTMKYPDFLDISIALTGRAPKGGPHLGVNRLASVCVKVMGLEDTTGLDDSFPPLLGYYVGTLSTSRIPVIAGLEKLGLSTDDLKAFGAAFATISSAPMFHIVGVTPEATTLEAVVAPDFTYVEVKTRDLSTCWDKLNSAPRTQPIDLISLGNPHFSLSEIRKLSNLCEGRQKITSVSVIVTCGRSVYKLAEQAGLISQLEDFGVQILTDICWCMVTEPVIPTAAKTIMTNSGKYAHYGPGLTGRGMYFGSLARCVEAACSGTYEAEKPGWLQIKGLI; via the coding sequence ATGGGGTctcttgaagatgatgcatGGACTGGAACAGCCTATGTTCAAGGTCGAGCCTCAGCCAGACTCCTCGCGAGTGACCTTGAGCTAAGCTTCTGGGGAGGCGTTGAGCCACAGACGAGTGAGATCATTGACCGACATCATCCCTTGAGTGGACAGCATCTCCAAAATACTATCCTCGCTATTCCAGGAGGTCGAGGATCATGTACTGGCAGTGGTGTTATGCTCGAGCTGTTGCTCAACGGCAAAGCTCCTGAGGCAATCATATTCGAGCGAAGAGAAGACATCCTCACTTTGGGGGTTATGATTGCAGAGGAAGTCTTCAGCCAGTCCATTCCTGTCGTGGTTCTGGACAAGGAAGACTTTCGACATCTCATTCGAATGAACGGGCAGACGATATATGTGGACGACGGTTACGTTTCTACTCACCCGCCATCGAAACACCGAAAAGGTTCGGTGATAGACACAGAAAGCGGTCTTATTCTGGAGACGACACCGGCTCTAGAAGGTATCAAACTCTCAACACTGGACCAGGAACTTCTGAGGGGAGACTACGGCGAAGCATCCCGCGTCGCTATCAGAATCGTCCTCCGCATGGCTCATCTCCTTGGTGCAACACGTCTCATGGATGTAACGCAGGTCCACGTCGACGGGTGCGTCTACACTGGTCCCGCAACACTCGCCCTAGCACAGCGACTCCGCGACTGGGGCGGTAAAGTCCGAATTCCCACAACACTCAACTCTTTGTCAGTTGACCAAAAGCGCTGGCGAGCACTCGGTGTCGATACTACTTTCGGAGAAGCTGCTGATGCGCTTGGCAAGGCCTATACAGACATGGGAGCTAGACCAACGTTTACGTGCGCGCCATATCAGCTTAAGAGTGCGcctaagcttggcgagcaGATTGCTTGGGCTGAGTCAAATGCTGTTGTTTATGCGAATAGTGTTTTGGGGGCGAGAACTATGAAGTATCCGGACTTTCTAGACATCTCAATTGCTTTGACAGGAAGGGCCCCTAAAGGGGGTCCTCACCTAGGTGTCAATCGACTGGCTTCAGTTTGTGTGAAGGTCATGGGGCTGGAGGACACGACAGGTCTTGATGATTCATTTCCACCATTACTGGGATATTATGTTGGAACGTTATCGACGAGTCGCATTCCGGTGATAGCGGGCCTCGAAAAATTGGGCCTTTCGACGGACGACTTGAAGGCCTTCGGTGCGGCTTTTGCTACGATATCGAGCGCTCCAATGTTTCATATCGTCGGTGTGACGCCAGAAGCGACCACTCTTGAGGCTGTTGTAGCTCCTGACTTTACCTATGTTGAGGTCAAGACAAGAGACCTAAGTACTTGCTGGGACAAACTCAACAGCGCACCAAGAACCCAACCTATTGATCTTATCTCACTGGGAAACCCGCACTTCTCACTTTCCGAGATACGAAAACTCTCCAATCTTTGCGAAGGGCGACAAAAGATCACTAGCGTATCAGTAATAGTTACATGCGGTCGATCAGTGTACAAACTCGCTGAACAAGCAGGTCTTATATCCCAACTAGAGGATTTCGGGGTGCAGATATTGACAGATATTTGCTGGTGTATGGTAACCGAGCCTGTCATCCCAACGGCGGCAAAGACAATCATGACCAACTCTGGAAAGTATGCTCATTATGGACCTGGGCTCACGGGGAGAGGGATGTACTTTGGAAGCCTTGCAAGATGTGTTGAGGCAGCTTGTTCAGGAACATATGAAGCTGAAAAACCAGGGTGGCTTCAAATCAAAGGACTTATATAG
- a CDS encoding SOR/SNZ family-domain-containing protein, producing the protein MTNDSSNTGAASNGEAKSSFTVKAGLAQMLKGGVIMDVTNAEQARIAEEAGACAVMALERVPADIRKDGGVARMSDPAMIKQIQEAVTIPVMAKARIGHFVECQILEALGVDYIDESEVLTPADDESHVEKSTFGVPFVCGCRNLGEALRRIAEGAAMIRTKGEAGTGDVVEAVRHMKTVNKQIAQAKAALAEGGIIRIRELARELEVDADLLRQTAELGRLPVVNFAAGGVATPADAALMMQLGCDGVFVGSGIFKSGDPAKRAKAIVRATTHYKDAKVLAETSTGLGEAMVGINCDSMKPEEKLAGRGW; encoded by the coding sequence ATGACCAACGACTCCTCCAACACTGGTGCCGCCTCCAACGGCGAGGCCAAGTCCTCCTTCACCGTCAAGGCCGGTCTCGCCCAGATGCTCAAGGGCGGCGTCATCATGGACGTCACAAACGCTGAGCAAGCCCGCATCGCCGAAGAAGCCGGTGCATGCGCCGTCATGGCCCTCGAGCGAGTCCCCGCCGACATCCGCAAAGACGGCGGCGTAGCTCGTATGTCAGACCCCGCCATGATCAAGCAGATCCAAGAAGCCGTCACCATCCCCGTCATGGCAAAGGCCCGCATCGGCCACTTTGTCGAGTGTCAGATCCTCGaagctcttggtgttgactACATCGACGAGTCCGAGGTTCTCACCCCCGCCGATGACGAGAGTCACGTTGAAAAGAGCACTTTCGGTGTTCCCTTTGTCTGCGGCTGCAGAAACCTCGGTGAGGCGCTGCGAAGAATCGCAGAGGGCGCTGCTATGATCCGAACAAAGGGCGAGGCTGGCACCGGCGATGTCGTCGAGGCCGTGCGACACATGAAGACAGTCAACAAGCAAATCGCGCAAGCCAAGGCCGCACTCGCCGAGGGTGGTATAATCCGCATCCGCGAACTCGCCCGCGAGCTCGAAGTCGACGCCGACCTCCTCCGCCAGACCGCGGAGCTAGGCCGTCTGCCCGTCGTCAACTTCGCCGCCGGCGGTGTCGCCACGCCCGCTGACGCCGCGCTCATGATGCAGCTCGGCTGCGACGGTGTGTTTGTCGGCAGCGGTATTTTCAAGTCCGGCGACCCTGCGAAGCGGGCCAAGGCTATCGTGCGTGCGACTACACACTATAAGGATGCCAAGGTGCTGGCCGAGACTAGCACGGGGCTTGGCGAGGCTATGGTGGGAATTAACTGCGATAGCATGAAGcccgaggagaagcttgctgGACGAGGATGGTAG
- a CDS encoding tryptophan synthase beta subunit-like PLP-dependent enzyme — MTVVTLPEPFASIPRENFLFGASPLQPLPRISAALGGKVNVYAKREDCNSGLAYGGNKVRKLEYLAAEAQAQGCDTLVSIGGVQSNHTRAVTAVATKLGLKAATVQEHWVDWEDPGYEKVGNIQLSRLMGGDVRLDPSTFGIEHKTTLAKLTDELKSNGRKPYYIPAGASDHPLGGLGFARWAFEVEAQEKELGIFFDTIIVCAVTGSTFAGMIAGFKLAQKNGSPARKIIGIDASGKVQQTFDQVLRIAKNTAAKIGLSEDDITADDVILDPNYNAKIYGIPDETTIEAMKFGAATEAFITDPVYEVNSQKIRRMGDSRDTKAAVLSALTDFFSISPKSPKDARNHLLETSYVIQSTPDTIEQTTLGELFLSDTKQKGHLEWAIDEPQELFIHEKLAAAWTGWSICADDGTIISHKKGILGLAYTDGRWKISGLASTERSLETPDPDDESTLTQEIMKPINALLDDFSRPDWDVLKQWFLPNAGVTLYRPPAEPAPMTMEQSIVRLQGMIRSGITIQERLHDIQVRKHGDIALVWAPFVVEINGVPKHDGVNAFTLLRREGRWVFSGCQDYGVALQ; from the exons ATGACTGTTGTTACTCTTCCCGAACCCTTTGCTAGCATCCCCCGAGAGAACTTTCTCTTCGGCGCATCGCCTCTCCAGCCCCTCCCCAGAATATCCGCTGCTCTCGGCGGAAAGGTCAATGTCTATGCGAAGCGCGAGGACTGCAATTCCGGTCTCGCCTACGGTGGTAACAAAGTCCGAAAGCTAGA GTACCTCGCTGCTGAAGCGCAAGCCCAAGGCTGTGATACCCTCGTCTCCATCGGCGGCGTCCAATCCAACCACACCCGCGCCGTAACCGCCGTCGCTACAAAGCTCGGTCTCAAAGCCGCCACCGTCCAAGAACACTGGGTTGATTGGGAAGACCCTGGCTATGAAAAGGTCGGCAACATTCAGCTCTCGCGACTCATGGGCGGTGATGTGAGACTTGATCCTTCGACATTCGGTATCGAGCACAAGACAACGCTTGCCAAGCTCACAGATGAGCTTAAGAGCAACGGTCGCAAGCCCTACTATATCCCCGCTGGAGCTTCAGACCATCCCCTTGGTGGTCTAGGTTTCGCGCGGTGGGCATTTGAAGTTGAAGCCCAAGAGAAGGAATTGGGAATCTTCTTCGACACCATCATCGTATGCGCCGTAACAGGCTCTACATTCGCCGGCATGATCGCCGGATTCAAACTCGCCCAAAAGAACGGTTCTCCCGCGCGCAAAATCATCGGCATCGACGCCTCTGGCAAAGTGCAACAAACATTCGACCAAGTCCTGCGCATCGCCAAAAACACAGCTGCCAAGATCGGTCTCAGCGAGGACGACATCACGGCGGACGATGTGATCCTCGACCCCAActacaacgccaagatctACGGTATTCCTGACGAGACTACCATCGAGGCTATGAAGTTTGGTGCTGCTACTGAGGCGTTCATCACGGATCCTGTGTATGAGG TCAATTCGCAAAAGATACGAAGAATGGGCGATTCTCGAGACACCAAGGCAGCTGTTCTATCTGCTCTAACAgacttcttcagcatctcaCCCAAGAGTCCAAAAGATGCCCGCAACCACCTCCTCGAGACCTCTTACGTCATACAGTCCACCCCAGACACTATCGAGCAGACAACACTAGGAGAGCTATTCCTTAGCGACACAAAGCAAAAGGGTCACCTCGAATGGGCCATAGATGAACCTCAAGAACTCTTCATCcatgagaagcttgccgcAGCCTGGACCGGGTGGTCTATCTGCGCCGATGATGGTACTATCATCAGCCACAAGAAGGGCATCCTCGGATTAGCTTACACCGATGGACGCTGGAAGATCTCAGGTCTAGCTTCAACAGAGCGCTCTTTGGAAACACCCGACCCAGATGATGAATCAACCCTGACCCAAGAAATCATGAAACCCATCAACGCTCTTCTAGATGACTTCTCCCGCCCAGACTGGGACGTCCTCAAACAGTGGTTTCTTCCCAACGCTGGTGTAACGCTGTACAGACCACCTGCTGAGCCAGCACCTATGACTATGGAGCAGTCCATCGTTCGTCTGCAGGGTATGATCAGGAGTGGTATCACAATCCAGGAAAGGCTTCATGATATCCAGGTTAGAAAACACGGAGATATTGCGCTGGTCTGGGCGCCGTTTGTGGTTGAGATTAATGGGGTGCCTAAACATGATGGTGTTAATGCTTTTACGCTTTTGAGAAGGGAGGGGAGATGGGTTTTTAGTGGATGTCAGGACTATGGTGTTGCTCTTCAGTAA
- a CDS encoding uncharacterized protein (predicted coiled-coil protein-domain containing protein): MAVNELPNAPAEHPHAIARSDSSTSSSPEDNNEPIIHQPVPVRPGLPQRKSSGPLVVPRDSSAVGPLEPDFGPDDVRAMSPRRTSEDLDRIGKAAREEMRRHAKALQDSLLTIFNRIEAVREEHDKLDNNNKFLQKYIGDLMSTSKITATSSQRKK; the protein is encoded by the exons ATGGCAGTCAACGAACTCCCAAATGCTCCTGCAGAGCACCCTCATGCAATCGCACGATCAGATTCCTCCACCTCATCGAGCCCTGAAGACAACAACGAGCCCATTATTCACCAGCCCGTCCCTGTCCGACCTGGCCTACCTCAACGGAAAAGCAGCGGCCCTCTAGTTGTCCCTCGCGACAGCTCAGCAGTTGGTCCTCTCGAGCCTGACTTTGGCCCAGATGACGTCAGGGCGATGAGCCCCAGGAGAACGAGTGAGGATCTTGATAGGATTGGAAAGGCTGCGCGCGAAGAAATGCGAAG ACACGCCAAGGCATTACAGGACTCTCTCCTCACAATCTTCAACCGCATCGAAGCCGTCCGCGAAGAACATGACAAGCTCGATAACAACAACAAGTTCTTGCAAAAGTACATTGGCGACTTGATGAGCACTAGCAAGATCACAGCGACGAGCAGCCAACGCAAGAAATAA
- a CDS encoding ankyrin repeat-containing domain protein, whose product MDGDGFSVISLTSLGSSISHRVLSSAEELNELNTALEVPDERLSSFATRLYQLHQHVGVLETALNSASAISGRLQTTISQSLGSCDVVATVLNKQVMRLQAETLPLLDEVFLVVYSDAVVAFSRLFAFFAKVLSIKVRDDQDSALDTKSGREIFDHVNRACQKASQTKDIIFTGSQNDSYASSSKGPLPGDIEPPPYEPAQPSSAQSPSCESPSGSSGFAKGLSSLTNSFKAMTAGLWPKPDPLSTALCQAALRGDVQQMSGLLAQGANINGRNGEGNSPLGCAILANQEDAVRFLIGSGADTNGRDMKIPPVFLAASVGSIGVAKMLIDQGTWNVNAASWSGQSYFVDVCNSENLEGIQLLLDNGAKPNTTNTSGRPVLAQAVKKGNLELARMLLQHGANPDTSDLSGNSLLSIAASQDRMDMMKLLLESGTNASSKNLSGLSVLADAIAKRKLDMAELLLKHGANASAKDLVGHPILVIALRDSKLSQNEKIRVVRMLLDHGASPNVSDGTWGVAAICFAMETGNTDLVKMMLAAGSNTKKKMSSGETLLLYAIDNGKRDQAKLLLEAGADANAADKKGRTPLMQAISRRDTELIRVLKAHGADMNAGGCISPQELAQSMGDLEILQILGFGSSSQRGPARAHSPPPPGYDAAMGKV is encoded by the exons ATGGACGGAGACGGCTTCTCGGTCATTTCACTTACCTCGCTCGGCTCGAGTATTTCTCACCGTGTGTTGTCCAGCGCCGAAGAGCTCAATGAATTAAACACTGCGCTAGAAGTACCCGACGAGCGATTGTCCTCTTTCGCGACGAGGTTGTATCAGCTCCATCAGCATGTGGGCGTTCTCGAGACTGCGCTAAATAGCGCCAGCGCTATCTCGGGTCGATTGCAGACGACGATAAGTCAGAGTCTTGGATCGTGCGATGTTGTCGCGACTGTGTTGAATAAACAGGTCATGAGACTGCAGGCCGAGACGCTGCCGTTGTTGGATGAGGTGTTTTTGGTGGTTTATagtgatgctgttgttgcgTTTTCCCGGCTTTTTGCGTTCTTCGCAAAAGTGCTGTCGAT CAAAGTTCGGGATGATCAAGATTCTGCTCTCGATACCAAGAGTGGAAGAGAGATCTTTGATCATGTTAACAGAGCTTGTCAAAAGGCTTCTCAGACAAAGGATATTATTTTCACTGGATCGCAGAACGACTCTTATGCATCGAGTAGTAAAGGTCCTCTTCCTGGCGATATCGAACCTCCGCCTTATGAACCAGCacagccttcttcagctcaatCGCCGAGCTGCGAATCACCAAGTGGATCTTCAGGGTTTGCTAAAGGTCTGTCTTCGTTGACAAACTCGTTCAAGGCCATGACAGCTGGTCTCTGGCCTAAGCCTGATCCTTTATCCACAGCTCTGTGTCAAGCGGCTCTTCGCGGTGATGTTCAACAAATGAGCGGCTTACTCGCACAAGGAGCGAACATCAACGGACGAAACGGAGAAGGCAATTCGCCTCTTGGCTGTGCTATCCTGGCCAATCAAGAAGACGCTGTGCGGTTTCTTATCGGTTCTGGTGCCGACACCAACGGCAGAGATATGAAGATTCCACCGGTCTTCCTGGCCGCATCAGTTGGAAGCATTGGCGTTGCAAAGATGCTCATCGACCAGGGCACATGGAACGTTAACGCTGCCAGCTGGTCTGGACAATCATACTTTGTCGATGTATGCAACAGTGAGAATCTGGAGGGTATTCAGCTTCTTTTGGACAACGGTGCGAAGCCAAACACCACGAACACCTCTGGACGACCGGTTCTTGCACAGGCTGTCAAGAAGGGTAACTTGGAGCTTGCTAGGATGCTGCTTCAACATGGCGCGAATCCAGACACTAGCGATCTGTCTGGCAATTCGCTATTGTCTATCGCAGCGAGCCAGGATCGTATGGATatgatgaagctgcttcttgaaagTGGAACAAACGCAAGCTCAAAGAACTTGAGTGGACTATCTGTTCTCGCGGACGCTATTGCAAAGAGAAAACTCGACATGGCAgaacttcttctcaaacatgGCGCCAATGCCAGCGCAAAGGATCTCGTCGGCCACCCAATTCTCGTCATAGCCCTCCGCGACAGCAAACTCTCACAGAACGAGAAAATTCGAGTCGTCAGGATGCTTCTCGACCACGGCGCTTCACCAAACGTATCAGACGGAACATGGGGCGTCGCAGCGATCTGTTTCGCCATGGAGACAGGCAACACCGACCTCgtgaagatgatgctcgCAGCTGGttccaacaccaagaagaagatgagcagCGGCGAGACACTTTTGCTCTACGCTATTGATAACGGGAAGAGGGATCAGGCtaagcttcttctcgaagcTGGCGCTGATGCTAATGCGGCGGATAAGAAGGGCAGAACGCCATTGATGCAAGCTATTTCGAGGAGAGATACGGAGTTGATAAGGGTTCTGAAAGCACACGGCGCTGATATGAATGCTGGAGGGTGTATTTCACCGCAGGAACTGGCGCAGTCGATGGGtgatcttgagattcttcAGATATTGGGCTTTGGCTCTTCTTCACAGAGAGGACCAGCTCGAGCGCATTCACCACCGCCGCCTGGATATGATGCAGCGATGGGCAAAGTATGA
- a CDS encoding PdxT/SNO family, translated as MISLTVGVLALQGGFAEHIDLVRKAAEYLSSTEGISKTKFHCIEVRTKEELDQCNALIIPGGESTTISFVAAQSGLLEPLRDFVKVQKRPVWGTCAGLILLSDEANATKKGGQELIGGLAVRVHRNHFGRQMESFESGMSLPFLNDDKPFPGVFIRAPVVEEVIGSSDDGRPPVEVLAKLPGRVDKMKSGVSQANTKDDSGDIVAVRQGNVLGTSFHPELTKDERIHVWWLKEILNQQ; from the exons ATGATCAGTCTTACGGTCGGTGTCTTGGCCCTTCAGGGTGGTTTTGCTGAGCATATCGATCTTGTTCGAAAGGCCGCAGAGTACCTTTCTTCTACAGAAGGTATTTCCAAGACGAAATTCCACTGTATCGAGGTTCGCACGAAAGAAGAACTCGATCAGTGCAATGCTCTGATCATTCCTGGCGGCGAGAGCACCACTATCTCTTTCGTCGCCGCTCAATCTGGTCTCCTTGAGCCATTGAGAGATTTCGTCAA GGTCCAGAAGAGGCCAGTCTGGGGAACATGTGCAGGCCTTATTCTCCTCTCAGACGAGGCAAATGCTACCAAGAAAGGTGGTCAAGAACTCATCGGTGGTCTCGCAGTCCGCGTTCACCGCAACCACTTTGGTCGTCAAATGGAGAGTTTCGAGTCAGGAATGAGCCTCCCCTTCTTAAACGACGATAAACCGTTCCCTGGAGTCTTCATCCGCGCACCCGTCGTGGAAGAAGTCATCGGTTCGTCTGACGATGGACGACCACCAGTTGAGGTCCTGGCCAAGTTACCAGGTCGAGTAGATAAGATGAAGTCTGGCGTCTCACAAGCCAATACCAAGGACGATTCAGGGGACATCGTCGCTGTTAGACAGGGTAATGTGCTAGGAACAAGCTTTCATCCTGAGTTGACGAAGGATGAGAGGATACATGTGTGGTGGTTGAAGGAAATTCTCAACCAGCAATAA